TATTCCAATCAAAGTTTGCTGCCATAATCTATAATAACCTTTCTATTTTTAGTGTAACTTAATGTCTATGtacttttgaatttatagTATGGTACGGTAACTCTATGTTAAATGGCAAAAATATAGTATCAGTGGGGGTTTTACACTGAGGTAACAAACAATTattgaaggagaaaaagCAAATGCGTCCAGATAAACCAATTGGGACAAATATAAAAGTCTTTCCACCTGTATACCTTCCCTTAAATCCCTCTATTGTTGTACTCTTTAGAGAGAGAACTATCCGACTCCTTTcactcttcttcttcctaGCTACATATTATCGCAGCCTCAGCATTAAAGGGTGTATTGTGATTCGCGATACAATGTAGCTCATACGAACATGAATAGTGGAAATGTTCTTCTATTGAGGTATTGCCGTTTCGGGAAATCACTGATGTGTGAAACTAATATTATATTACTATACAAGTACATCTACTATTCAGATTTGAGCTATGGTGTATTAAAACATTATTTCTCTTAGTTCGTTCTCTGTAAGGTGTGTGTGGGAGAAAGTTACGTATTCTCCCTCCCTCCCTCTCTTTCTATTAGAACTTAACGTCAGACTCTTATTATCACTTTCAACCAAAcaagttttctttgatggtCTTGCTTTGCCGTATGCCTTGCATTTACTTTTCGGTTTCCTTTCCATCTTATCTAGAATATCTGTTGCAATCCGTTCAATCAGCAAATCCGTAGTTGAGTGATCTTCATCCTTGCACACTTTGTTGTTCTTTGATCctttaaattttttatCAGCCTTTCTTTCATTTATTAAGGCGTCCCAATTCTCTTCTATTATTTTACCAGAATCCAGAAGTTCACCCGCTGTGCAATTTGGCACAAAAAGACCGTTCAGTACGACTTCATCATTTGAGTTATCAATATTCTTGAGTTTCTTTGCGAAGTTTTCAAGAACTAAAGTATCAGCAGCTTGGAAAaaagctttttttttctctttgaattctttctctgttttAGATATTTGTAGCTCAATCCATTTGAGCTTAGTTGAAGTGTcaaatttgatatcaagtttttcaactGGCCTACTGGTCTTCTGCTTGTTCTCAAGCAGATTTTCACAATTGGGCTTATCGTTCAAACTATTTAGCATGTCCTGgacttcttttttctttaacaAAGAGTAGATATCCAGACTCTCACCATGAGAAATCGGGCTAGGGTTCGATGGAGTAATACAATCAAAGTCTACTTCTTTTCTTAAGACATGGTCGATATCAAcacatgaaaaaaatgcaCAACTCTGCGGtacattttcaattcctagttgaaaacaaaacataGCTCTCGTCCATAAGTTTGcaatttgaagaagcatAGCACATTTATACCTATCCTCTATCTTAGAAAGGTACCTTACCTCGTCATGTACTGTAATTGATAGTCGTGCATCGACATTATACAGTTTCGTCAAGTATTCCATTGATACTAACAGAAGATGCAAATAATCAACTCCGGAAGATTGAATGGCCCAATTTATACGAGACGGTAAAAACGAGTTTGAATTCAAGTTTGTTCTATTTAATGCCGCAGTTATGCCTGCTCCAAGAACAGGTGTCTTTGGATTATCTTGTTCGGCAATACTTTCTAGCCTATTGAAAACCACACTTTCGGATCCACCATACCATACTTTAATCTTTTCACCAGACTCTGGAAACTTGACAACACTAGTTTTACCCTTGGTTTCGGCATATAAAGTTTTAGCCACTTTATCAGCATCTATTTCACTGATTGCTGGATTGAACTTTTTGAGTAAAGATGTTGCAAATTTTACACCAGCGCCATAAATCCTACCATAGTTGAAAACCTTAGCTTCATTACGAGAAATCCCTAATATGTTGGCAGTTTTAGAATGTAAATCAGTACCTGAGTTTTTCGTACCTTCAAGAGTCATCCAGCCCAAGGCAGTACCACCATGTAGTCGGAACACGGAATCACCTACTAAAGATGCAATCCATAACTCTTCGCTATCAACATCGGCGCCAACAAAACAATAACCAGGGGGCGCTTGTATTAGAGACTTCAACTCAGATCCCAATCTATTCTTTTTAGCATTCGAAGCTGTAAGCCATGTTTTCTCAACTGCACGACGAGTGATGGTTCCCATAGGAACTATCTGGGGAATTATAAACCCAACTTCTTTCTCCCCTTTTTGCCGAAAAGGTTTAGCTTTGTTCAAATCTGATTCATAGACAACATATTGATTCATTATACGCTCTCTAGAAGATATCCAATAGCTGTTGGTAACGTTGGTTTGGAAAGCCTCCCTAGCTAGACTATTTTCAGAGGATAAGATACCCTCCTCATAATACCTTAAAAATGGCTTTGATATGAGGGAGGTAACTCTGGCGTCTTGTCCATTTTCATGTGGTATTTTAAACAAAGTTTTTCCATTTGCTATCAGCTTTTTAAGATTCTCACGTACAATGTGGTCGGATTCTGCGTATCTAGGAGGTAAATCTACAGCAAGCAAATCTAAATTAGCATCCTCGGTTGACATGTGTTGTGTTGGCTTGTCTATGCTTttacttgttttttttgtcctTGAAGACTCCTTAGACTTTGTGGAGGAGCTTTCTCTTGAAACcgacttttttttgggagacacttttcttttgggGGTGTTGGCATGTATTTGCATTAAAATGTCAAGTGGATTCACCTCCAGGTATTTGGAGTTCTGAAACTTGGCACTCTCTTtttgatcaacaacaaaacacCAACCTTTAGTTTCGGTCCAAAAGATTGGCTTTCCTTCCCACAAAAGTCTCAGAAGTAAAATACTAGTTCTAGATTTGATTGTCAGGTTTAGCTTATCCTTAGCAACCAGTTTTTTATACCACTCCGGATAACCAGGCAGCTTTTGGTTTTTATAAGGCACTCCTGACTTTGTTAGCCTTACAGGCTTGATTTCCCAATCTAGTTGCGATAACCATGGGTCTTCTTCCCATGGTGGAATTTCATCCTGTGCATTTTTcctcaaagaaacaacttCGTTACAGATCTGATGAACTTTTTCCTCCACTTCGGTTTTAGACTTCTGGTACATTTCCTCACACCTTCGAATATAATCTTCCCAGTCTGTGGAGGTGGGTAAAATAGAGGAGGTAATGTGCCTCAGAGCAGCAAAACTAACCGGATGGGGAACAACTTCCTTAAATTTAGGGTAAACTTTGTAGAATACATGATATGTAGCTACAACATCGTTGGCACAGTAAGTCATTAGTTTCTGAAATTGCTCACGTATTTCTGCAACACTAGTTGTTGCAAAGTGATCTCGCAATTGCTTATCCATTTTAATCCCACAATGAAGTTCAGCTACGTCGCTGAGTTTGTTTAAACTGCTATTTTTCATCCAAGGATCATCACGAAGCGCTGATGTTGTCCCTGTATCTCCCTCTACTGATTCATCGTCAAGAATCATGTTGGCCATTGTTAATCTCAAATCTTCGTTTCGGATCATCTCTCGATACTCATCTAATGTTTTCACTGAAGAgtcttttttctcttttagGTTTTTCTTATATTTCATCCACGTATTCCTTTGTCTGGTGCACATGCCACTTACAGCAACATGTAACGACATTGTGTCAAGAAAAAATGCTTTGGTAGTGCTCATATTGTATTCTTCAAGGATACGTGCACgatcaaaagaaacattATGGCCCACAATAGTACATTCTCTTTTATCTGTCGCAAATGGAATTAAATGGTTATTTGTAGCACTATCTCCTGTCAAATACGGCGAGCACCATGAATACCATGCTTTTGGAGACAGGCATGTTGCCATAACAGGATATGGAGAGCATTTGTACATCACTTCACAATCGTATACCAACTCATTTTCTAATGGATAAGGAACATTTTGGGGCTCAGAAAAAGGTGCATATCTGGTCCATCCGGATTCGAAAACCCATCGTTTTGGCTTTTCTAAAGGAGTCAACCCGATCTTTATAAGATTCTCAGCATGATCTTCATAACTGCTAATACTCTTCAAACctaaattttcaaaatgttgaCTGATGTTTGTACCTTGCAGTGTTGGTAAATTGATATTTATGGGAGGATTCACCGAACATGGTTTTCCTAATAGCTCATTATCTTCAAGGTATTTCAATGAGAGTTTGGTGAGTCTCGGTAACGGCCCAGGTAAAGATTTCACTGGGAAAATCTGTTTATGTAACTCATCCGaaagttgttgaattcCACAAGCATTTGTATTGATTTTGGGATTATGGTCTTTTGAAACAGTTGCAAAACTTCGGCAAACAGTATATGGCCAAGCAAATCCTCTCCCTCGGATTCCAATCAGCATGAAGGGTATATATCAATCAAAAGGAATTAATCTCAAAATGGTAGACACTGGCTTAATATTGAAGCcttcaaaggaaaaaaaaaattagttTCCAAAAGATATGTTGACATGCAAACTTTACACATCCGCTCTGGgataaataaataatgaGTCTGCGCAATTTTAAAAGAGATTACACCAAAGTCCTTTGAATATCTCGGAAACACTTAGTCGTACCAATTGTATACATTTTCTTATCTAGTAATCGTATATATTTATTCTCACGTAACCCTTCTTACTCAAAGATAATAAATACTGGCCCCAATGTACGTCTTTTGAGAAAGTTCTAAAATTCCCCACCATTACAAAGCTATACTGAGCTCTAGTGATCGCAACATTCATTCTCCTATGATCAGCCATAAATCCTATATTACCCTCTGAATTTGACCTAACACAAGACATTACAACTATTTTCCTTTCTCTCCCCTGAAAGGCATCAATAGATGCAATAATCAAACCATTGATGTCGCAGACTGTACTGTTCTGATTTATGCTTAGATCTTCGTTATCTAGAGAGAAGCTGATATCGCAGCGTTCAGGGTTAACAACGAGACTTTTCTTAAAAGCATTTATCAAGAGCTCCCTTTGGGCAGAGTAGCCTGTCATTACACCAATATCAGATGGTTGCAATTCACGGTCTCTGATCAAATTCTCCACCATCTCCACCACATAGCCCACTTCCGCCGTATTAATCCATGAATATGTCTGTTCTTCACCATTGGAGCAAAATATCCTGGATTCTTTAGCATGGTTCCCCTGGTGGTCATAAAAGAATAAAGGaaacttgatttttttaagtCGTCTATCTTCAGCGGTGATTCCGTTTCTTAATTGACCTTTATAAAATTCAGTGTTGGAGTATTCACAAATCTCAGGATGCATTCTATATTGAGTATTCAGCAAATGTGGTTTAGTTAAAATGCTATGGTCAATGACTCTTTGATATAGCGAGGTTTTCAATGTTCTTACGTTGGTGAAAACACTCAACTGTTCGGTGTCACCGACCAATGCCAGTTTCCTACATCCTTTCACTCCCAAAGCAATCATAGTTAGTGGTTCAGAAGATTGAGTGGCTTCGTCCATAATAATAACCGGAACACCTTCAATTGATCTCAAATGCTTGTGCAGTATGCTTGCAGTTGTTGTAAAAATAACTTCGGCTGAATTAACAATTGTGGTAGCAGCTTTACTACTCTGATCAATGTATTTGTTGAGTTCCTTACCGTCAATATTCCGTGGATCCTCACGAAACCTATTTTCGATATCAACTAGGTCTTTAGAAAATTGTTTCGTGAGTTTATTATGAAGGCAGATGGAACCGACTTTATGATCACGATTGTACTCTCTTTCCTTAGCTGTAGAACACACCCGAAGTATTCTATCTTTATATTTGTCAATCATTTTCTCGGCAATATTATCAACTGCTAAATTGGAGGATGCCACTACCATAACGGGTTTAACCCCGTGATCTAAAAGTTGAATAACTGTTTCGTGAATAGTACTGGTTTTACCGGAACCAGGAGGGCCTTGGATTACAGTGACTTCATTGCTTAAACAAGCATTAAGAGCTGTTTTTTGTGAGTCATTTAAAGTTGAGTATAACCCAGTGATTGGTTTTTTTGGAGAAACAGACTTGATTTTCGTTTTAcctaaaatcaaatcaataaacGTCGGATTAGAAATCCTAGACATTGAGTCGAAAATTCTGCCAAGCACAATACTGCCTGGTAAAATAGTAAAATTATGTGGTGGATCCTTTTTGGGGAATGAAAACTCATTCCAATTATACATTTCAACTGAGCACATTGAAATTGcgttttctctttctcttttatttgaCTTTTTGATTGTAACAGCAATCAATTCGCCTGTTTCATTATTGAATCGACATACTTCACATTTCTTAACCTTGACAACCCAGAATTGAGGTCGGTTTTTCCAACATAGTGACTCGTCAGATTTCCTAATAATAAATAACGGTTGATCTTTGACAAAAGGGTGCTTTCTTAGATGGtgtatttcttcttgaacaTATAATTCAAAAGCTTGTTTAGTTGAAACGAAAATATTCAGATTGTTATCAGAACTTTTCTTGATGTAAGTCTCCGAACAAAAATCCTGATGGTACAATTCTTCTAAAAACAAAGAGTAGGTCATATATTGAAAGTAGGTAACAAGATTGTCGTACCCTGTTGGTGGATTTTTAGGTAAAGTTTTATCTTGGATTTCATCCAGTTTATAAAACTTGGTTTGTATACGTAGTTGTTCCTTAGATAAATCTTCTTTACTCATTATACGTAACCCGTACTTATCGAAAATGTCTACTTTACCTTCATCTATTTCTTCGTCAAATTGGTTTCTAAGAAAGGGAGCCTGTTCTCCGTCTTCATTTTGGGTTTCCAAATAAGTATCATTAACGACTAGTGGAATAGACTTTACACCGGCACTTCTACTAGGCGTAGATATCTGTCTCTGACTTTTTGCCAGGACCCAGTTAATATCTACATTATCTAGATCAATATCATAAACATCTTGTATATTAATATGTTTCCAACTTTTAATCCACTTAATGATATCGTTCGAAAACCAATTGTTTTGAGTCTCCAAAATAAAGTATTCATTCCCTAAGTATTTGTTGGCTTTACAAATCCAAGGATTTGGACCCAGTTTCAAATAATCACTGTTCCAATAATTCGGCACAGTTTTGTTTAAAGAGATTGACAACGTTGGAGTTCTAATTCTAAAACGAGGAACATCATTGTTGActgattttttcttaaaattCAAGCCAAGGTAATGTTTAGATTTCAGTAGTTCCTGctcatcaaaatcattggaTATAATTATTGCAGTTGTCAGGTTTGTATTGAGACTACGCTGTGATAAGAAAATAGCAAAAACTAGATCACTTTGTTCATAAGAAATCATGTGAATTTGTTTGCCATTGTTTTTGGTAAATTTGCTGTTCATTCTGTTTATTAAAGAGCCAAGCAGCTTGCATAATTGCTTCAAATCAGAAGTGTTACCCTCCGGTGGTCTATGGACAAGTAAGAAGACCCTAATACCGTAGCAGCTAAGGTCTCTTAATAAATTCTGTACAAAACATAATCTATCATCTTGAACCAAAACAATGGATATCTGTTTTTCCTCCTTTCTCACCTTGGAAATAAACTCTTTATGCTCTTTACCTTTAAAACTCACACACTCTAGTATCTTTTCCGTACCCTCTGATAtatgatttgattttgagaccgaattgaaagaatatAAGTCCAACACAGAATTAGGACTGGGGGTTTCGTCAATCACCACTTTGCCCTTCTTATCAAGGGACGCACTATAGACCAAATGGGCATTTATTTGCAATTTGGAAACCTTTACACaaaattttcttgttgaataCCGGGTGTCTTTCGGTAAATCGGGTGGTTCCTCCTTTGAATCAGgataaatattttttaGAGTGAAGTCTCGTAAGGAAACGTATCCTGCGTCAGACGCACATGGTAATCCAATAGAAGCTACTGGACAATCGACATACACCTCTCCTATAACGTCACTGGAAGCACCCATCACAGGGGGGAGGGGAGAGGGGAACGTGaagtttgaaacattttgaataaGGTGGAAGCCTTTTAAGAAGATGTTTCAACCTTAATTCcatacaatgaaaatgaacgCTTGATCTTAGTTCAACGGGCTGAGCCTCccaacaaaagaaaaattgaaggcATTTGTTCCCCCCCCCCACCTTATTATCCTCCGTGCACCGCGCAACTACTTATATTCTACAGCAAGCTGGCTGCTTTCCCTTTATCTTTATGAGTTTTACTATGGTGAAGCAATTCCGGAAACAGAGTTTGGTGAGATATTCCTTGAACTGCAAAGAGGAGtaacaacagcaacaacaacgacaACGAACACTACTACCATGTCTTCCACCAGAGCACTAACAGATGACCAAGTATGTATAAATAGCACTGATTGAATTGCTGTTCAAGTCATTGACAGTATACTAACAACTTCTACTATCGCATCTATCTTAGGTTCAAGGTGAActcaaaaaaatggaatctTTCATAAGGAAAGAAGCTGAAGAAAAGGCAAGGGAGATCCAACTAAAAGCTGATGAAGAgtatgaaattgaaaaggctTCTGTTGTGCGTGCTGAAATCAATGCCATTGATGCAGCATACCAAGACAAGTTCAAGAAGGCGTCTCTTGCCCAACAAATCACAAAGTCCACCATTGCAAATAAAACAAGATTGAAGGTTTTAGCTACAAGAGAAGAAGCATTGGAGACCATTTTCTCTGCAACCCATGACgggttgaagaaattggcATCtaacaaaaacaaatataaGACTTTACTCATAGGTTTAATCGAGGAATGCTTATACACAATGATGGAAAAGGCAGTCACAATTCAGGTTAGAGAAGTAGACGTAGCTGTGGCAAAGGAAGCTGCCAAGGTTGCAgctgaaaattttgaaaagaaagcCGGATTCCCCGTTGATATCACTGTCGATGAGTCCAACTTCTTGAATAAGGACCTAGCAGGTGGTGTTGTTGCCATCAATGGTACTGGTAAGATTTCTGTGGACAACACTTTAGATGAAAGATTGAAACTTTTATCCGAAACTGCGTTGCCTGCAATCAAGTTGGAAATGTTTGGACCTTCAAAGACTAGAAAGTTCTTTGATTAATTTGTTTCGGCTTTGTGattgaacaaaaatttAACATCCTCTTTTCCGTTTCGAGAATCTCTGGTATATTTCTTATACATCTAAGTATGTTAAGAGCTAGAATATATAACTTACTGCTTAATAGGCTATTATGGTTCAATTTTggatcaaagaaaataagtTTATAGTGTTGGACACTCAGCGTAGCAACATTTATATAATCTGTTGAATAATTGATTATCCAAACTGTGCGTTCTcacctttcttttttttttccatgcTCATTTCCTCAAATAATCTTCCCATCCCCTTCCCTTATCATACTATTCAACTTACTTCAACAACCAGATATCTTGGAGTTATGCAAATATATATACCCTTAGTACGACAGCAAATACG
The Pichia kudriavzevii chromosome 2, complete sequence DNA segment above includes these coding regions:
- a CDS encoding uncharacterized protein (PKUD0B03960; similar to Saccharomyces cerevisiae YOR332W (VMA4); ancestral locus Anc_7.63); translated protein: MSSTRALTDDQVQGELKKMESFIRKEAEEKAREIQLKADEEYEIEKASVVRAEINAIDAAYQDKFKKASLAQQITKSTIANKTRLKVLATREEALETIFSATHDGLKKLASNKNKYKTLLIGLIEECLYTMMEKAVTIQVREVDVAVAKEAAKVAAENFEKKAGFPVDITVDESNFLNKDLAGGVVAINGTGKISVDNTLDERLKLLSETALPAIKLEMFGPSKTRKFFD
- a CDS encoding uncharacterized protein (PKUD0B03940; similar to Saccharomyces cerevisiae YOR330C (MIP1); ancestral locus Anc_7.64) translates to MLIGIRGRGFAWPYTVCRSFATVSKDHNPKINTNACGIQQLSDELHKQIFPVKSLPGPLPRLTKLSLKYLEDNELLGKPCSVNPPININLPTLQGTNISQHFENLGLKSISSYEDHAENLIKIGLTPLEKPKRWVFESGWTRYAPFSEPQNVPYPLENELVYDCEVMYKCSPYPVMATCLSPKAWYSWCSPYLTGDSATNNHLIPFATDKRECTIVGHNVSFDRARILEEYNMSTTKAFFLDTMSLHVAVSGMCTRQRNTWMKYKKNLKEKKDSSVKTLDEYREMIRNEDLRLTMANMILDDESVEGDTGTTSALRDDPWMKNSSLNKLSDVAELHCGIKMDKQLRDHFATTSVAEIREQFQKLMTYCANDVVATYHVFYKVYPKFKEVVPHPVSFAALRHITSSILPTSTDWEDYIRRCEEMYQKSKTEVEEKVHQICNEVVSLRKNAQDEIPPWEEDPWLSQLDWEIKPVRLTKSGVPYKNQKLPGYPEWYKKLVAKDKLNLTIKSRTSILLLRLLWEGKPIFWTETKGWCFVVDQKESAKFQNSKYLEVNPLDILMQIHANTPKRKVSPKKKSVSRESSSTKSKESSRTKKTSKSIDKPTQHMSTEDANLDLLAVDLPPRYAESDHIVRENLKKLIANGKTLFKIPHENGQDARVTSLISKPFLRYYEEGILSSENSLAREAFQTNVTNSYWISSRERIMNQYVVYESDLNKAKPFRQKGEKEVGFIIPQIVPMGTITRRAVEKTWLTASNAKKNRLGSELKSLIQAPPGYCFVGADVDSEELWIASLVGDSVFRLHGGTALGWMTLEGTKNSGTDLHSKTANILGISRNEAKVFNYGRIYGAGVKFATSLLKKFNPAISEIDADKVAKTLYAETKGKTSVVKFPESGEKIKVWYGGSESVVFNRLESIAEQDNPKTPVLGAGITAALNRTNLNSNSFLPSRINWAIQSSGVDYLHLLLVSMEYLTKLYNVDARLSITVHDEVRYLSKIEDRYKCAMLLQIANLWTRAMFCFQLGIENVPQSCAFFSCVDIDHVLRKEVDFDCITPSNPSPISHGESLDIYSLLKKKEVQDMLNSLNDKPNCENLLENKQKTSRPVEKLDIKFDTSTKLKWIELQISKTEKEFKEKKKAFFQAADTLVLENFAKKLKNIDNSNDEVVLNGLFVPNCTAGELLDSGKIIEENWDALINERKADKKFKGSKNNKVCKDEDHSTTDLLIERIATDILDKMERKPKSKCKAYGKARPSKKTCLVESDNKSLTLSSNRKRGREGEYVTFSHTHLTENELREIMF
- a CDS encoding uncharacterized protein (PKUD0B03950; Pfam Domains: DEAD(7e-06)), giving the protein MGASSDVIGEVYVDCPVASIGLPCASDAGYVSLRDFTLKNIYPDSKEEPPDLPKDTRYSTRKFCVKVSKLQINAHLVYSASLDKKGKVVIDETPSPNSVLDLYSFNSVSKSNHISEGTEKILECVSFKGKEHKEFISKVRKEEKQISIVLVQDDRLCFVQNLLRDLSCYGIRVFLLVHRPPEGNTSDLKQLCKLLGSLINRMNSKFTKNNGKQIHMISYEQSDLVFAIFLSQRSLNTNLTTAIIISNDFDEQELLKSKHYLGLNFKKKSVNNDVPRFRIRTPTLSISLNKTVPNYWNSDYLKLGPNPWICKANKYLGNEYFILETQNNWFSNDIIKWIKSWKHINIQDVYDIDLDNVDINWVLAKSQRQISTPSRSAGVKSIPLVVNDTYLETQNEDGEQAPFLRNQFDEEIDEGKVDIFDKYGLRIMSKEDLSKEQLRIQTKFYKLDEIQDKTLPKNPPTGYDNLVTYFQYMTYSLFLEELYHQDFCSETYIKKSSDNNLNIFVSTKQAFELYVQEEIHHLRKHPFVKDQPLFIIRKSDESLCWKNRPQFWVVKVKKCEVCRFNNETGELIAVTIKKSNKRERENAISMCSVEMYNWNEFSFPKKDPPHNFTILPGSIVLGRIFDSMSRISNPTFIDLILGKTKIKSVSPKKPITGLYSTLNDSQKTALNACLSNEVTVIQGPPGSGKTSTIHETVIQLLDHGVKPVMVVASSNLAVDNIAEKMIDKYKDRILRVCSTAKEREYNRDHKVGSICLHNKLTKQFSKDLVDIENRFREDPRNIDGKELNKYIDQSSKAATTIVNSAEVIFTTTASILHKHLRSIEGVPVIIMDEATQSSEPLTMIALGVKGCRKLALVGDTEQLSVFTNVRTLKTSLYQRVIDHSILTKPHLLNTQYRMHPEICEYSNTEFYKGQLRNGITAEDRRLKKIKFPLFFYDHQGNHAKESRIFCSNGEEQTYSWINTAEVGYVVEMVENLIRDRELQPSDIGVMTGYSAQRELLINAFKKSLVVNPERCDISFSLDNEDLSINQNSTVCDINGLIIASIDAFQGRERKIVVMSCVRSNSEGNIGFMADHRRMNVAITRAQYSFVMVGNFRTFSKDVHWGQYLLSLSKKGYVRINIYDY